One genomic region from Arthrobacter pigmenti encodes:
- the smc gene encoding chromosome segregation protein SMC translates to MHLKSLTVRGFKSFASATTFDFEPGVTAVVGPNGSGKSNVVDALAWVMGEQGAKTLRGGKMEDVIFAGTSGRAPLGRAQVSLTIDNADGALPIEYSEVTISRTLFRAGGSEYAINGNNCRLLDIQELLSDSGLGREMHVIVGQGQLDKVLHATPEDRRGFIEEAAGILKHRRRKEKTVRKLEAMQANLTRLTDLTGEIRRQLTPLGKQADIARRAQQVQFQVRDARARLLADDLAQLVASFEQEVADETALKQRRAEVEALLETGRSRQAELERLAADATPRLNATRDAWYRLSSTRERFRSLGTLAEERRRLLGSVDTAADGSRDPDELERQASLVRAEEAELAEHIGNRRDALEDAVEQRAEAEDAAAAEEKRLASLLRAAADRREGLAKLSGQVGAARSRVESAEAELGRLRASVVEVGERRRQAQSDFTALETQVAGAEQGEESLDADYEEASAALEAVLESLENLNDEERAAERERDALQARIEALRMGLERKDGSSALLTADVKGVLGSVAELLSVEAGYEAAVAAALGAVAEGVAVDSLEAADAALRLMKNDDAGRVELLVAGLMTEPPVALPDGLRSAAELVTAQAGLEGAVRALLGGVVVVGSLSEAAELVNRNAQLTAVTRSGDVFTAATVRGGTAAAPGTLEVQAAVDEAAEALRAVTERYERARFGISAATAQRAEAQERADAALERLHESDARLAAVAEKLGQLGSVLRSASGETDRLTRLAETAEANLAAEEQRLEEITLRLAQAQEAPAESEPDTQDRDTLALAATHARQAEMEARLALRSAEEQLNATANRAASLEHAAQTERTAREQAAERARIRRLQGEKAAAVGQAVRQALTFLDVSVDRAAQSRDAAEAVRSAWEAELGTVRTDNEKLLAELAELTDSVHRDELARAQQRLRIETLENRSIDELGLTADHLVAEYGPDQPVPSAGETGDKWAQLRVAVDESGNPVREGVPFVREEQEKRLKRAERDLSALGKVNPLALEEFAALEERHQFLSTQLEDLKATRKDLLDIIREVDERVEQVFTAAYQDTAEQFERVFGRLFPGGEGRLVLTDPDDMLTSGIEVEARPAGKKIKRLSLLSGGERSLTAVALLVAIFKARPSPFYVMDEVEAALDDTNLGRLITIFEELRESSQLIVITHQKRTMEVADALYGVTMRGDGVSTVISQRLVDA, encoded by the coding sequence GTGCACCTGAAAAGTCTGACCGTGCGAGGCTTCAAGTCATTTGCCTCTGCCACGACCTTCGACTTTGAGCCGGGCGTCACCGCCGTCGTCGGTCCCAATGGTTCCGGCAAATCCAACGTGGTGGACGCACTGGCCTGGGTGATGGGGGAGCAGGGCGCCAAGACGCTGCGCGGCGGCAAGATGGAGGACGTCATCTTCGCGGGGACCTCCGGCCGTGCGCCCCTGGGCAGAGCGCAGGTCTCCCTGACAATTGACAACGCCGACGGCGCCCTGCCGATCGAATACTCCGAAGTCACCATCTCGCGCACCCTGTTCCGGGCAGGCGGTTCCGAGTACGCCATCAACGGCAATAACTGCCGGCTGCTTGACATCCAGGAACTGCTCTCCGATTCCGGCCTGGGCCGCGAGATGCACGTGATCGTGGGGCAGGGTCAACTGGACAAGGTGCTGCACGCCACACCGGAGGACCGGCGCGGGTTCATCGAGGAAGCAGCCGGCATCCTGAAGCACCGGCGCCGCAAGGAAAAGACGGTGCGTAAGCTCGAGGCGATGCAGGCCAACCTCACCCGCCTGACCGACCTCACCGGCGAAATCCGACGCCAGCTGACTCCATTGGGCAAACAGGCGGACATCGCGCGCCGTGCCCAGCAGGTCCAGTTCCAGGTCCGCGACGCCCGCGCCAGACTGCTTGCCGACGATCTTGCGCAGCTCGTTGCCTCCTTCGAGCAGGAGGTCGCTGATGAAACCGCCCTGAAGCAGCGGCGCGCCGAGGTTGAAGCGCTGCTGGAGACCGGCCGTTCCCGGCAGGCGGAGCTGGAGCGGCTTGCAGCAGACGCCACCCCGCGGCTGAACGCCACACGGGATGCGTGGTATCGGCTCTCCTCCACCCGCGAACGCTTCCGGTCGCTGGGGACCCTGGCGGAGGAACGACGCCGGCTCCTGGGTTCAGTGGACACCGCTGCGGACGGTAGCCGGGATCCCGATGAGCTGGAGCGGCAGGCCAGCCTCGTTCGTGCTGAAGAGGCCGAGCTTGCCGAGCACATAGGGAACCGGCGGGACGCGCTCGAAGACGCAGTGGAGCAGCGTGCCGAGGCAGAGGACGCCGCGGCAGCCGAAGAGAAACGGCTCGCATCCCTGCTTCGTGCTGCGGCCGACCGCCGGGAGGGCCTGGCGAAGCTCTCCGGGCAGGTCGGTGCGGCCCGATCACGGGTCGAATCAGCGGAGGCGGAGCTGGGCAGGCTGCGCGCCTCCGTGGTTGAGGTGGGCGAACGCCGCCGCCAGGCGCAGTCTGATTTCACGGCCCTCGAGACTCAGGTGGCCGGTGCAGAGCAGGGTGAGGAAAGCCTCGACGCCGACTATGAGGAAGCGAGCGCCGCACTGGAGGCGGTTCTCGAATCGCTGGAGAACCTGAACGACGAGGAGCGGGCCGCGGAACGCGAGCGCGATGCCCTGCAGGCGAGGATCGAAGCCCTGCGGATGGGCCTGGAGCGCAAGGACGGGTCCAGCGCCCTCCTGACCGCGGATGTCAAAGGCGTGCTCGGATCCGTAGCCGAACTGCTCAGCGTTGAAGCCGGCTACGAGGCTGCCGTCGCCGCGGCGTTGGGAGCGGTCGCGGAGGGTGTTGCCGTCGATTCCCTGGAAGCAGCAGACGCCGCGCTCCGTCTCATGAAGAACGACGACGCCGGCCGGGTTGAGTTGCTGGTTGCAGGGCTCATGACTGAGCCCCCGGTGGCCCTGCCGGATGGCCTGCGCTCCGCGGCGGAACTCGTCACCGCACAGGCTGGGCTCGAAGGCGCCGTGCGCGCCTTGCTGGGTGGCGTCGTCGTCGTCGGCTCGCTGTCCGAGGCAGCGGAGCTGGTGAACCGGAATGCGCAACTGACCGCCGTGACCCGTAGCGGGGACGTTTTCACCGCGGCGACGGTGCGTGGTGGAACGGCGGCGGCACCTGGAACCCTTGAGGTGCAGGCGGCGGTCGATGAGGCAGCGGAAGCGCTTCGGGCGGTCACGGAACGGTATGAGCGCGCGCGCTTCGGGATCTCTGCTGCCACAGCGCAGCGCGCCGAAGCCCAGGAGCGCGCTGACGCTGCCCTCGAACGGCTGCACGAGTCGGATGCGCGGCTCGCGGCCGTAGCGGAGAAACTCGGACAGCTGGGTTCCGTATTGCGTTCGGCCTCTGGGGAGACGGACAGGCTGACCCGCCTCGCCGAAACCGCTGAGGCAAACCTCGCCGCCGAGGAGCAACGGCTGGAAGAGATCACCCTACGGTTGGCACAGGCCCAGGAGGCCCCCGCGGAGAGCGAACCCGACACGCAGGACCGCGACACGCTCGCCCTCGCTGCGACCCATGCCCGACAGGCCGAAATGGAGGCCCGGCTCGCGCTGCGCAGTGCCGAGGAACAGCTCAATGCCACGGCCAACCGGGCGGCGTCGCTTGAGCATGCAGCGCAGACCGAGCGCACCGCCCGCGAGCAGGCTGCCGAACGCGCCCGGATCCGGCGTCTGCAGGGCGAGAAGGCGGCGGCTGTTGGGCAGGCGGTGCGGCAGGCGCTGACGTTCCTCGACGTTTCAGTGGACCGCGCCGCGCAGAGCCGTGACGCAGCCGAAGCCGTCCGTTCGGCGTGGGAAGCCGAGCTCGGGACGGTCCGAACAGACAATGAGAAGCTTCTCGCAGAGCTTGCCGAACTGACGGATTCCGTGCACCGTGACGAGCTGGCCCGGGCACAGCAGCGGCTGCGGATCGAGACGCTGGAGAACCGCTCTATCGACGAGCTCGGGCTCACAGCCGATCACCTGGTGGCCGAGTACGGGCCGGATCAGCCCGTTCCCTCCGCCGGTGAAACCGGCGACAAGTGGGCGCAATTGCGCGTGGCGGTGGACGAGAGCGGCAATCCCGTCCGCGAAGGAGTCCCTTTTGTGCGCGAGGAGCAGGAGAAACGGCTCAAACGCGCCGAGAGGGATCTTTCAGCACTGGGCAAGGTCAACCCGCTGGCACTGGAGGAATTCGCGGCGCTCGAGGAACGGCACCAGTTCCTCAGTACCCAGCTGGAGGACCTCAAGGCCACGCGCAAGGACCTGCTGGACATTATCCGCGAGGTGGATGAACGGGTAGAGCAGGTCTTCACCGCCGCCTACCAGGACACCGCCGAGCAGTTCGAGCGGGTCTTCGGGCGCCTCTTTCCGGGCGGTGAGGGGCGGCTCGTGCTCACTGACCCGGATGACATGCTGACCTCCGGGATCGAAGTTGAGGCCCGCCCTGCCGGAAAGAAGATTAAGCGGCTGTCGTTGCTGTCCGGTGGGGAGCGTTCGCTGACCGCGGTCGCCCTGTTGGTAGCGATCTTCAAGGCGCGTCCGTCACCGTTCTACGTGATGGACGAAGTTGAAGCCGCGCTGGACGACACCAACCTGGGCAGGCTCATCACCATCTTCGAGGAGCTGCGCGAGTCCAGCCAGCTCATCGTCATCACGCACCAGAAGCGCACCATGGAGGTTGCGGACGCCCTGTACGGCGTCACCATGCGGGGCGACGGCGTTTCCACGGTGATCAGCCAGCGCCTCGTGGACGCTTAA
- a CDS encoding NAD-dependent epimerase/dehydratase family protein — MTLLVTGASGMLGGAVARLLRSRGESVRTFQRRASGITGVEDVAGSLGDPQAVKRAVEGVDSVIHCAAKVSFSGDPAEFERVNVAGTHDLLEAAHFAGAGRFVYVSSPSVAHLGHSIIGAGAEPADPTRARGDYARTKAKAEQLVLANDDDAMPVTAIRPHIVWGPGDTQLVERVLSRARAGRLPLLGGGTALVDTTYVDNAASAIVAAHDHIERVHGRPLVVTNGEPRPIGELLARICAAGGAPAPRMSVPAWLGRAAGTAVETLWRGSNADGEPPMTRFLAEQLSTAHWFDQRQTRELLDWTPAVSLDEGFARLAAHYGGRA; from the coding sequence ATGACGCTCCTGGTAACGGGTGCAAGCGGAATGCTCGGCGGCGCCGTTGCCCGCCTGCTGCGCAGCCGTGGTGAGTCGGTGCGTACCTTTCAGCGCCGTGCATCGGGAATTACCGGCGTGGAGGACGTGGCCGGTTCGCTGGGTGACCCGCAGGCGGTGAAGCGTGCCGTTGAGGGCGTGGACTCCGTGATCCATTGTGCGGCGAAGGTGTCCTTCAGTGGCGACCCTGCCGAGTTTGAACGCGTGAACGTCGCCGGGACCCATGACCTGCTTGAAGCGGCGCACTTCGCGGGTGCTGGGCGGTTTGTGTATGTGTCTTCACCGTCGGTGGCGCATCTGGGCCATTCGATCATCGGAGCCGGTGCAGAACCCGCTGACCCGACGCGCGCCCGCGGGGATTACGCCCGTACCAAGGCGAAGGCCGAGCAACTGGTCCTGGCGAACGACGACGACGCCATGCCGGTCACGGCCATTCGCCCCCATATCGTCTGGGGACCGGGCGACACGCAGCTAGTCGAACGCGTGCTGTCCCGGGCGCGGGCCGGCAGGTTGCCGCTGCTGGGAGGCGGGACCGCTCTCGTGGACACCACGTATGTGGACAACGCAGCGTCCGCGATCGTCGCTGCCCACGATCACATCGAACGGGTTCACGGGAGACCGCTTGTGGTGACCAACGGCGAACCCCGGCCGATTGGTGAGCTGCTGGCCCGGATCTGCGCAGCAGGTGGTGCGCCCGCGCCGCGGATGTCCGTTCCGGCGTGGCTTGGACGTGCGGCGGGCACCGCCGTCGAAACCCTGTGGCGTGGTTCGAACGCGGATGGCGAACCGCCTATGACCCGGTTCCTCGCCGAACAGCTTTCGACCGCACACTGGTTCGACCAGCGGCAGACCAGGGAGCTGCTGGATTGGACGCCGGCGGTTTCACTGGACGAGGGATTCGCCCGGCTCGCCGCCCACTATGGCGGGCGGGCGTAG
- a CDS encoding YtxH domain-containing protein: MKNKLVFAAGMAAGYVLGARAGRASYEQIKVKAQELWNNPKVQETVTEATEAVKAKAPEVQAQAEQAVKKAQDAVHRSGNRSGDDEKPKDATDQYKI; the protein is encoded by the coding sequence ATGAAGAACAAACTGGTTTTTGCAGCAGGAATGGCCGCAGGCTATGTGCTGGGCGCGCGTGCCGGCCGTGCGAGCTATGAGCAGATCAAGGTGAAGGCGCAGGAACTCTGGAACAACCCGAAGGTCCAGGAAACTGTCACAGAGGCAACCGAGGCAGTGAAGGCCAAGGCGCCGGAAGTGCAGGCGCAGGCTGAGCAGGCGGTGAAGAAGGCGCAGGACGCAGTGCATCGCTCGGGTAACCGTTCGGGCGACGATGAGAAGCCCAAGGACGCTACCGACCAGTACAAAATCTAG
- a CDS encoding LysM peptidoglycan-binding domain-containing protein — protein sequence MSKNRHIARHRATPPSTMQIVSKAVSTHAGTVGRPAAVVVAASGIMFGAALPASAGTTYSSTSGAVQSADAAVQVSAPAAAPAAPVTAQTVSAPAPAPVTNAPTHTVRSGDTLGAIAANYGVSLDAIFAANGLGWNSIIYPGQVISLSGSAAAAPAPASPAPQVQVAPAPVAPAPVAPAPAETSTMGITTASSNIEVASYSAAPASSSVAGTIAAAAQGQLGAIQDCTRLVSNALAAAGINFHDWPAGYLSLGSTVSASQAMPGDLIYYADGGMGAAHIAVYIGNGQAVHGGFNGNQTVVAPAQLGSGPVFIRVNG from the coding sequence TTGTCCAAAAACCGCCATATTGCGCGTCACCGCGCCACCCCGCCCAGCACGATGCAGATCGTCTCGAAGGCAGTCAGCACGCACGCCGGCACCGTCGGACGTCCTGCGGCTGTTGTCGTAGCAGCATCGGGCATCATGTTCGGCGCAGCGCTACCGGCCAGCGCCGGAACCACCTACAGCTCGACCTCAGGTGCAGTTCAGTCCGCTGACGCCGCCGTCCAGGTCTCCGCCCCGGCCGCTGCCCCTGCCGCGCCGGTCACCGCGCAGACCGTATCGGCGCCGGCTCCGGCTCCGGTCACGAATGCTCCGACCCACACCGTGCGTTCCGGTGACACCCTTGGTGCCATCGCAGCGAACTACGGCGTGAGCCTGGATGCCATCTTCGCGGCCAACGGGCTCGGCTGGAACTCGATCATCTACCCGGGTCAGGTCATCAGCCTGTCGGGCAGCGCCGCTGCGGCGCCTGCTCCGGCCTCACCCGCCCCGCAGGTGCAGGTTGCACCGGCTCCTGTTGCTCCGGCTCCCGTTGCTCCGGCTCCGGCTGAGACCAGCACCATGGGCATAACAACGGCGTCCTCCAACATCGAGGTTGCCTCCTACTCGGCCGCTCCTGCTTCCTCTTCGGTTGCTGGAACCATCGCTGCAGCAGCGCAGGGTCAGCTTGGAGCGATCCAGGACTGCACCCGGCTGGTATCGAACGCCCTCGCGGCGGCCGGTATCAACTTCCATGACTGGCCCGCCGGCTACCTGTCCCTCGGCAGCACGGTGAGCGCCAGCCAGGCGATGCCGGGCGACCTGATCTACTACGCCGATGGTGGCATGGGTGCAGCCCACATCGCCGTGTACATCGGTAACGGCCAGGCCGTCCACGGTGGCTTCAACGGCAACCAGACCGTAGTTGCGCCGGCTCAGCTTGGTTCGGGTCCGGTGTTCATCCGGGTCAACGGCTAA
- a CDS encoding alpha/beta fold hydrolase yields the protein MVELPGVDPRWSAYLDVPSTAGVDPAGTVNRWHHLDNLPSLEGVQHGTLLCVHGNPTWSYLWRSVLAAGARQGWRVVAVDQLEMGYSERTGRPRKLADRVQDLENFTAALSLSGPLVTLGHDWGGVVSLGYASRNRENLQAAILTNTAISQDPNLPIPAPLRLALNGAVHRAGTAGTTAFLDTTLALARPRLAPDVRTAYRAPYLRASRRQGIAQFVADIPVDASHPSFATLTGIAEDIRSLDVPVLMLWGPGDPIFSDTYLEDLTRRLPHADVHRFEGASHLVAEDRDIATPIFNWLGRKNDDDASRVSSDTFTPLWQQVQERAGTESLAVADMDEDGSVARSLSWRELDARITALAGALQGIGVRPGSRISLMVPPGVELTVLIYACLRLGAVIVVADAGLGAKGLSRAVRGAVPEFLVGIDRALVAARLFGWPGTRISVGALSTVRSRALGVQHSLEELASADAVFNDPRIEPDADAAILFTSGSTGPAKGVVYTHRQLSAMRDTLANTLDLRPGSALVAGFAPFALLGPALGASSVTPAMDVTAPRTLSARALADAVSAIDATVVFASPAALRNVLETADSITPRGAEALGAVKTLLSAGAPVPTTLLEALQPLVPKATLHTPYGMTEALPVTDIDLEGILAATNSSVAGSGNGVCVGTPVPGAEVAISPLDGTGSASGKPTTTAGITGEILVRAAHVKDRYHRLWITERESSRTSGWHRTGDVGHLDADGRLWVEGRLAHIIPTAAGAVTPVGAEQAIECTEGVGQAAVVGVGPAGTQAVVAVVVPASTTRAGSLATESLSAAVRQAGHSTGVEIAAVLTLPELPTDVRHNAKIDRTKVAAWAGQVLEGRRKRRP from the coding sequence GTGGTAGAACTCCCCGGCGTCGACCCCCGGTGGTCGGCCTATCTCGACGTGCCCTCCACAGCCGGTGTCGACCCCGCGGGCACAGTTAACCGATGGCATCACCTGGACAACCTGCCGTCCCTCGAGGGGGTTCAACACGGAACGCTGCTGTGCGTCCACGGCAACCCCACGTGGTCCTACCTCTGGCGAAGCGTCCTCGCGGCCGGCGCGCGGCAGGGATGGCGGGTTGTCGCGGTGGATCAGCTCGAGATGGGCTACTCGGAACGGACCGGACGCCCCCGAAAGCTCGCAGACCGCGTTCAGGATCTCGAAAACTTCACCGCAGCGCTGAGTCTCAGCGGCCCCCTTGTGACGCTGGGACATGACTGGGGCGGCGTCGTCAGCCTCGGCTACGCCAGCCGCAACCGCGAAAACCTCCAGGCCGCGATCCTGACCAACACCGCCATTTCCCAGGATCCGAACTTGCCGATCCCGGCCCCGCTGCGGCTCGCCCTGAACGGCGCCGTGCACCGCGCGGGCACCGCCGGGACTACAGCCTTCCTCGACACCACGCTCGCGCTCGCACGCCCGCGGTTGGCCCCGGACGTGCGTACTGCGTACCGCGCGCCATACCTGCGCGCCTCCAGGCGGCAGGGTATTGCACAGTTCGTCGCTGATATCCCTGTCGACGCGAGCCACCCGAGCTTCGCCACCCTCACGGGGATCGCGGAGGACATCCGTTCCCTGGATGTACCCGTCTTGATGCTCTGGGGCCCGGGCGACCCGATCTTCTCCGACACGTATCTCGAGGACCTCACCCGCCGGCTCCCCCACGCAGACGTACATCGCTTCGAGGGTGCGAGCCACCTGGTCGCCGAGGATCGCGACATCGCCACACCGATCTTCAACTGGCTCGGGCGGAAGAACGACGACGACGCGTCCCGGGTCTCGAGCGACACGTTCACTCCGCTCTGGCAGCAGGTTCAGGAGCGCGCCGGCACCGAGTCGCTGGCCGTGGCGGACATGGACGAGGACGGTTCCGTGGCACGTTCGCTGTCCTGGCGGGAGCTCGACGCCCGTATCACCGCACTGGCGGGCGCGCTGCAGGGCATCGGGGTCCGACCGGGCAGCAGGATCAGCCTCATGGTTCCGCCCGGTGTTGAGCTGACGGTCCTGATTTATGCCTGCCTGCGGTTGGGCGCCGTTATCGTTGTTGCGGACGCCGGACTGGGAGCGAAGGGTCTCAGCCGCGCGGTGCGCGGCGCTGTGCCGGAGTTCCTCGTTGGGATTGACCGGGCGCTGGTAGCAGCCCGGCTCTTCGGCTGGCCGGGTACCCGCATCAGCGTGGGAGCCCTGTCTACGGTCCGTTCACGCGCTTTGGGCGTGCAGCACAGCCTGGAGGAACTCGCCTCCGCCGACGCGGTGTTCAACGATCCCAGGATCGAACCGGACGCCGACGCCGCCATCCTTTTCACGTCCGGCTCCACCGGCCCTGCCAAGGGCGTTGTCTACACCCACCGCCAGCTCTCGGCGATGCGGGATACGCTCGCCAACACACTGGACCTTAGGCCCGGAAGCGCCCTGGTCGCAGGCTTCGCGCCTTTCGCACTGCTTGGTCCGGCGCTCGGCGCCTCATCGGTGACGCCCGCGATGGACGTCACCGCTCCCCGGACGCTCTCCGCGCGCGCCCTCGCCGACGCCGTATCCGCGATCGACGCCACGGTGGTATTCGCATCTCCGGCTGCGCTGCGCAACGTCCTGGAAACCGCCGACAGCATCACTCCACGGGGCGCTGAGGCACTGGGCGCCGTGAAAACCCTGCTCTCGGCCGGAGCGCCGGTGCCCACAACTCTGCTCGAAGCCCTCCAGCCCCTGGTGCCCAAAGCAACCCTGCACACCCCGTATGGCATGACCGAAGCCCTTCCTGTGACCGACATCGACCTTGAAGGTATCCTCGCTGCGACGAACAGTTCGGTAGCCGGATCGGGCAACGGAGTCTGCGTGGGCACACCCGTGCCGGGTGCGGAGGTGGCGATCAGCCCGCTCGACGGCACCGGCTCCGCGAGCGGTAAGCCGACGACGACGGCGGGCATTACCGGGGAGATCCTCGTCCGCGCCGCGCACGTCAAGGACCGCTACCACCGGCTCTGGATCACCGAGCGTGAGTCCTCGCGCACCTCGGGCTGGCACCGTACCGGGGACGTTGGCCATCTGGACGCCGACGGTCGGCTGTGGGTTGAAGGGCGCCTCGCCCACATCATTCCCACGGCGGCAGGGGCGGTTACTCCCGTCGGCGCCGAGCAGGCTATCGAGTGCACGGAAGGAGTGGGGCAGGCGGCCGTCGTCGGCGTGGGGCCAGCCGGAACCCAGGCGGTTGTCGCCGTCGTCGTACCCGCCTCAACGACGCGCGCTGGGTCTCTGGCGACGGAAAGCCTGTCTGCTGCCGTCCGTCAGGCGGGACATTCAACTGGTGTGGAGATCGCTGCAGTGCTGACTCTGCCCGAGCTGCCGACGGACGTGCGCCACAACGCGAAAATCGACCGGACGAAGGTCGCGGCCTGGGCCGGGCAGGTGCTCGAGGGACGCCGGAAGCGGCGCCCATGA
- a CDS encoding 3-oxoacyl-ACP synthase III, with the protein MTGNFNFRHHNTALLGVESVEAPVIVTSAEFDRLLAPALKRLRLSKGLLQRVAGITERRWWAPGTGFEDGAIEAGAKALASTGIEASQIGLLINTSVSRSNLEPSVAVKIHHGLGLPSSAMNFDVTNACLGFVNGMMLAANMIEAGQIQYAMVVNGEDSQATQEATLRRLNETVDTREGFMQEFATLTLGSGAAAAIVGPADIHPGSHRMLGGVARAGTQHHELCVGGIDGMYTDAQGLLDGGLELVSAAWAEAQQQWDWADMDRYITHQVSTTHTKAIIEAVNLDPKKVPQTFPHWGNVGPASLPMTLATESQTLNPGDRVLCMGVGSGLNTAMLEIEW; encoded by the coding sequence TTGACCGGTAATTTCAACTTCCGACACCACAACACCGCCCTGCTCGGCGTGGAAAGTGTTGAGGCTCCGGTCATAGTCACCTCCGCAGAATTCGATCGTCTCCTCGCGCCGGCCCTGAAACGTTTACGGCTTTCCAAGGGCCTGCTGCAGCGTGTGGCCGGAATCACCGAGCGGCGCTGGTGGGCTCCGGGCACCGGATTTGAGGACGGCGCCATCGAAGCGGGTGCCAAGGCGCTGGCCTCCACCGGCATCGAAGCATCGCAGATCGGCCTGCTGATCAATACGTCCGTTTCGCGAAGCAACCTTGAGCCATCGGTTGCCGTGAAGATTCACCACGGGCTCGGCCTGCCGTCGTCGGCCATGAACTTCGACGTGACCAACGCGTGCCTCGGATTCGTCAACGGCATGATGCTGGCGGCCAATATGATCGAGGCCGGTCAGATCCAGTACGCCATGGTGGTCAACGGCGAGGATTCCCAGGCCACCCAGGAAGCCACACTTCGCCGGCTGAACGAGACCGTAGACACCCGTGAGGGGTTCATGCAGGAGTTCGCTACCCTCACCCTCGGTTCAGGCGCCGCCGCCGCAATCGTCGGACCAGCGGATATCCATCCCGGTTCCCACCGCATGCTTGGCGGAGTGGCCCGTGCCGGAACCCAACACCACGAGCTCTGCGTCGGCGGGATCGACGGCATGTACACGGACGCCCAGGGCCTCCTTGACGGTGGTCTGGAACTCGTGTCGGCCGCGTGGGCTGAGGCACAGCAGCAGTGGGATTGGGCGGACATGGACCGGTACATTACGCACCAGGTGAGCACCACTCACACCAAAGCGATCATCGAGGCCGTGAATCTGGACCCGAAGAAGGTCCCACAGACGTTCCCGCACTGGGGCAACGTTGGCCCCGCTTCCCTTCCGATGACCCTGGCAACCGAATCCCAGACACTGAACCCGGGCGACCGGGTGCTGTGCATGGGCGTGGGATCGGGTTTAAACACCGCAATGCTGGAGATTGAGTGGTAG
- the mutM gene encoding bifunctional DNA-formamidopyrimidine glycosylase/DNA-(apurinic or apyrimidinic site) lyase — protein sequence MPELPEVEVVRRGLARWVRGRTIEAVEILDPRSIRRHALGAEDFRGNLVGATVTDTVRRGKFLWMPLADTKHDDGASRLAPSSYLPAARLESEAGGIVHTAPRVALMAHLGMSGQLLVEDEDQPDEKHLKVRLRLSQDGDHLPAELRFVDQRIFGGLFVTGMVATADGMPGGLGEDPEALVPVEASHIARDPLDPAFSFEEFFSRLRARRTGLKRALLDQSLISGIGNIYADEALWAARLHFARATDTVRRPEVTRLLTACRDVMERALEAGGTSFDSLYVNVNGASGYFERSLNAYGREHLPCLRCAEAGLDSRVRRDTFMNRSSYTCPRCQPRPRNGRW from the coding sequence ATGCCTGAACTACCCGAAGTAGAGGTGGTGCGCCGCGGGCTTGCGCGGTGGGTACGCGGCCGCACCATCGAAGCGGTCGAGATCCTTGACCCCCGATCCATCCGACGCCATGCCCTCGGGGCCGAGGACTTCCGCGGGAACCTCGTGGGAGCAACCGTCACTGATACGGTGCGCCGTGGCAAGTTCCTCTGGATGCCCCTGGCGGACACAAAGCACGACGACGGCGCCAGCCGGCTTGCGCCGTCGTCGTACTTACCTGCCGCACGGCTGGAATCCGAGGCCGGCGGGATAGTCCACACCGCACCACGGGTGGCGTTGATGGCGCACCTGGGGATGAGCGGACAGCTGCTGGTTGAGGATGAGGACCAGCCGGACGAGAAACACCTGAAGGTGCGGCTGCGGCTGTCCCAGGACGGTGACCATTTGCCGGCGGAACTGCGGTTCGTTGACCAGCGCATCTTCGGCGGGCTCTTCGTGACCGGTATGGTGGCCACCGCTGACGGCATGCCGGGTGGGCTGGGGGAGGATCCTGAGGCGCTCGTGCCCGTGGAAGCCTCTCACATTGCGCGGGATCCGCTTGATCCGGCGTTCTCCTTTGAGGAATTCTTCTCCAGGCTGCGCGCGCGCCGGACGGGCCTTAAGCGGGCGCTCCTCGACCAGTCCCTCATATCGGGCATCGGGAACATCTATGCCGACGAAGCTCTATGGGCGGCCAGGCTCCATTTCGCGCGTGCAACCGATACCGTGCGGCGTCCGGAGGTTACCCGGCTCCTCACCGCCTGCCGCGACGTCATGGAACGCGCACTCGAGGCCGGTGGAACGAGCTTCGACTCGCTGTACGTGAACGTCAACGGTGCCTCGGGGTACTTCGAGCGATCGCTCAACGCCTATGGACGGGAACACCTGCCGTGTCTTCGATGTGCGGAAGCGGGTTTGGACTCCCGTGTGCGGAGGGACACCTTCATGAACCGCTCCTCCTACACGTGTCCGCGCTGCCAGCCGAGGCCGCGTAACGGCCGTTGGTGA